From the Lactuca sativa chloroplast, complete genome genome, the window GGATTTATATTTTTAACCATAGGTATTCTTTCAGGAGCAGTATGGGCTAATGAAGCATGGGGATCATATTGGAGTTGGGATCCAAAGGAAACTTGGGCCTTTATTACTTGGATCGTATTTGCAATTTATTTGCATATTCGAACAAATAAAAATTTTCAGGGGGCAAATTCCGCAATTGTGGCGACTCTAGGCTTTCTTATAATTTGGATATGCTATTTTGGGGTAAATCTATTAGGAATAGGGCTACATAGTTATGGTTCATTTACGTTAACCTCTAGTTAAATTCCAGAAAAGTTCTTACGAATACAAACGGAATACGGTGTATATAAAACACCTTGTGTCAACCGGCGACAACCGTGTGAATCAAGTCAAGTAGTGTAGTGATTCACACGGTTCTCGCAAAGACCAAGTATATTGGGTGAAAATTAAAATTCATATTTTGTTTTTACTTTATTTAAGATTTAAGAGAATAAAAATTTAAGATTTAAGAGAATAAAAATCCTTCTTCTTTTTTCTTTTCATTAGTCAACCAACTCTTAAAAATCATAGGAGTTTTTTTCTTTAAGAAAACTATCTATAAAAATAATTAGATAGAATACCTTCAACCTTGTCAACTGATAGTGAAAGAACAAAATCCGGATACATACCAATACCTATTACAGGTAGAAAAATGGAGATCGAAACAAATAACTCGCGCGGTCCAGAATCAAAAACATAAGCGTTTGGAGTATTAAATAACTTATATCCATAGAACATCTGGCGTAACATAGATAATGAATAAATAGGAGTTAATATCATTCCAATTGCCATTACAAAAGTGATGGCAATTTTAGGCATTAAAAGATATTTTTGGCTGGTAATTATTCCTAAAAAGACTATAACTTCTGCAACAAAACCACTCATACCCGGTAATGCAAGCGAAGCCATGGAAAAACTACTGAACATCGTAAATATTTTTGGCATGGGGATAGCTACTCCGCCCATTTGGTCGAGATAAACAAGACGTATTCTATCATAACTCGTTCCTGCCAAGAAAAAAAGTGCAGCACCAATAAACCCATGAGAGATTATTTGTAAAATAGCTCCATTGAGTCCCGTATCGGTTATAGAAGCAATTCCTATAAGTATGAAACCCATATGAGATACGGAGGAATAGGCTATTCTTTTTTTTAAATTGCGTTGGCCGGGAGATGTTGAAGCTGCATAGATTATTTGTATTGTACCTACTATCATCAACCAAGGAGAAAATATAGAATGAGCGTGTGGTAATAATTCCATATTAATCCGAATCAATCCATACGCTCCCATTTTTAATAAAATTCCGGCTAGAAGCATACAAGTACTGTAATGTGCCTCTCCGTGGGTATCTGGTAACCATGTATGTAGGGGTAGAATCGGTAATTTGACAGCAAAAGCAATAAAAAATCCAATATAGAATATTATTTCCAAAGCCACAGGATACGATTGATTCACTGATGTTTCAAAATTTAATGTTGGTTCATTAGAACCAGATAAACCGACACCCAGAACTCCCATTAAGAGAAAAATGGAACCTCCCGCCGTGTATAAAATAAATTTTGTGGCTGAGTAGAGACGTTTCTTTCCTCCCCACATGGATAGAAGTAGATAAACCGGAATTAATTCTAATTCCCACATGATGAAAAAAAGTAAAAGGTCCCGAGAAGAAAATGATCCTATTTGACCACTGTACATTGCTAACATCAAGAAATGGAATAATCGAGAATCCCGAGTAACAGGCCAGGCTGCTAAAGTAGCTAAAGTAGTGATAAATCCTGTTAATAAAACGGGTCCTATAGACAGTCCATCTATTCCTAATTTCCAACGGAAATCAAAAAAATTGATCCATTTATAATCCTCTACTAGTTGGATTAATGGATCGTCCAATTGAAAATGATAACAGAATGCATAGGTTGTTAGAAGAAGTTCTAACATGCATATACATATAGTATACCACCTAATGACCCTATTTCCTTTATGTGGAAGAAATAAAATAAAGGAACCCGCAAATATTGGTAAAACTACAATTATTGTTAACCAAGGAAATTTGTTCGTGGTAAAGACAAGATACACTTGGACCAGAAAAACCTATGCCCAAAAATAAGATATTTTTGAGCACAGGTTTTGGCGGTAAAAAAAAAAATGGGCTCAAGTAGGGTTTTATGTAACGTATTAATAAGCTATACCCATGCTGCGGGTTGTTTCATGCCATAAATAAACTCGAACACTCAAGAAATCTGTTGGGCAGGCGGATTCACATCTCTTACAACCGACACAATCCTCTGTTCTTGGAGCGGAAGCTATTTGTTTGGCTTTACATCCATCCCAAGGTATCATTTCTAATACATCCGTGGGACAGGCTCGGACACATTGCGTACACCCGATACATGTATCATAAATCTTTACTGAATGTGACATTGGATCTATCCATTTTTGAACGTGAGAAGGTTTCAATCTAGTAAATTGATAAATGAATTATATATTTAAATACTAGATGAATCGATGAGTTCCCCGAGTTTTTTTATTAATCTACTTCTGGATTGACAGCGCCAAAATACTTTGATTTCGTATATTTGTGATAACATGAGGATACCTTACGTGGCAGACATGCTAATTTGAATTAATTATTAATTTATGAAAATTCTAATTTATATGATAATATTACTTATTCAACAAATTCGATTGATTTATACGAGTTGATTTTCTGTTACGATAAATTGATGAAACAATAGCGAGTCCAATAGCAGCTTCAGCAGCTGCAATAGCTATAACAAAAATGGAGAAAATGGCTCCTTTTAATTGACGACTATCAAAAAAATCCGAAAATGTTACAAAATTGAGATTAACCGCATTTAATATAAGTTCAAGACACATAAGAGCCCTAACCATATTTCGACTTGTAATCAATCCATATAGACCGACAGAAAATAAATAGGCACTCAAAACAAGTACATGTTCGAGCATCATTAACCAACTCCTTATCAATCTCGATTCATTTCAATATGAACAACAATTTAACCAATTGGATTGACTAGAATATAACGAGTAATGGAATAAAGGAATATATTATATTGGGAATAGATCAAACTACTACTAAGAAACAATTTGTATTTTATATACAAAAATAGAAAAAAGGAAATGCATGTGATAGCTCATAACAAGGTTTTTCCCAGTTCTAAAGAGTTATTATTGACGAGCTACAGCAATTGCGCCGATTAACGCAACTAAAAGAATTATTGAAATGAATTCAAACGGAAGAAAAAAATCTGTTGATAAATGAATCCCAATTTGTTGACTATTACTTATCAAATCTTGTTCTATAATCTGGTTTGCTTTTGTAGTCCAAATAATTCCGTACCATGACGTATCTGGAATAGTAGTAATTAGTGAAACAAAAAGACTTGTACATACCACCGAAGTTATTCCATCTCCAACGGTCCAAAGATGGAAATCTTTGGAATATTCTGAACCATTTATAAACATCACAGCAAAAATTATTAAAACATTTATGGCTCCTACGTAAATAAGGAGCTGCGCAGCAGCTACAAAATGGGAGTTTGATAGAATATAGAATAAAGATATACAAACAAAAACCAATCCCAACGAAAAGGCAGAATAAATAGGATTGGGAAGTAATACTACTCCCAGACCCCCTAATATAAGACCCAATCCCAGAAAGACTAAAAGAAAATCATGTATTAGTCCAGGTAAATCCATTATATATAAAATCAGAGATAAATAAATCAAAATCTTTCATAACTTTATTGACCCGGTCAGGAAAAAAGAAGTAACTCTACTTTTTTATAATAGTTCTTATAAAAAAATTCCATTTTCATGGATATGGATTGATGGAGATATAGTTATTGGCTTAATCTCTCGAAAGAGTAATTTGAATCTATATATTTGCAAATCCTCAATATAGACTATAGAAATAGATTTTTAATATAAATTAAAACAGGATTCTCGCCCCCTAATCAATATAATTGTAATTATTCACCAAATAAAAACCTTCATTCTTTTAGATCAAAATGAGTTCTTAAGTTTTTATTTCAGGCAAATTGAAAATTGTTCGAATTGTGTAATCATCAATTACTGACATTGGTAAACGACCCAAAGCAATTTGATTATAATTCAATTCGTGACGATCATAAGTAGAAAGTTCATATTCTTCAGTCATTGATAAACAATTTGTTGGACAATACTCAACGCAATTACCACAAAATATACATATTCCGAAATCAATACTGTAATTAAGCAATCGTTTCTTTCTAATATCAGTTTCCAATTTCCAATCAACAACGGGCAAATCTATAGGACATACACGAACACATACTTCACAAGCAATGCATTTATCAAATTCAAAGTGGATTCGTCCGCGGAAACGCTCGGATGTGATCAATTTTTCGTAGGGGTATTGAATAGTTACAGGTAAACGATTCGCGTGTGATAAGGTAATCATGAAACCTTGACCAATATACCTTGCGGCTCGTACTGTTTGTTGGCCATAATTCATGAACTCAGTTACCATAGGGAACATATCGTGAATATCTATAAAAAATAGGATACTTGTTTCTTTCTCTTGTTTGAGACAAGTCGTGAATATGAATATAGAAGTATTTTTTTACAGTGAAATAAGTTGGGAACAAGTTGTTAATAATAGATTACCTAGAGAAATAGGTAAAAGAAATTTCCATCCAAGATTTAATAATTGGTCCATTCTCAGTCTCGGTAAAGTCCATCTTGTTGCGATAGGAATGAACAAGAACAAATAAGTTTTAGCTAATGTAATAAAGATACCAATTATTGTTCCAAAGACTCTACCCCTTTTAGTAATTTCAAAAACCTCGGGAACAAATATGTACGGAATAGAAAGATTCCAACCCCCCAAGTAAAGAACTGTTACAAATAATGAAGAAACTAGTAGATTTAAATATGAAGCAACGTAAAATAAACCAAATTTTATACCGGAATATTCGGTTTGATAACCTGCTACTAATTCTTCTTCTGCTTCTGGTAAATCAAAGGGTAATCGTTCACACTCGGCTAGGGAAGAAATTAGAAAAACTAGAAAGCCTATAGGTTGACGCCACAAATTCCATCCCCAAAAACCATATTTTGACTGCGCTTCAACTATATCAACTGTACTTGAACTGTTAGATAATCATAGTGGATGATAACATCACTGTTCCCATCCCTATTCCAGAACCGTACATGAGATTTTCATCTCATACGGCTCCTCAAAGGTCACAAATAAATCTAAGGACCCGTCCATTATTATTTTTCTTGATATGTTTGTAGGATATATAGAGAGAAAATCAAATCCATTGTAAGGTCCCCATTAGACACTGGAATTCTGTTTGCTATATTTATAATAAAGTGCTTCTGAATTCATCTTATCTTTTAATAATTTAAATTCTTCTTTGTTGAGTAATAACTTAATCCTTGAATAAAATGTTTCTTGTAGCAATATCCATAGATATTTCAACCTAACGTTTTTAATTACGAAATCAAATTAGACGTTGCATTAGTTCACGAATTATGACAAGCATTCTATCTCTATATAGAGAAAGAAAAAAGATATTTTTTTCTAGTGTAATTCCATTAAGTCTTTCGAGTTTTTTCGTTCCTATTCTCCTTTCTCAAAAAGGGGGACGTTAAACAAAGTTAAAGGATTACTTCGTTCTTGATAGTTATTTACTTAATCGGTGAATAGAAGTATACTCTGGATCGGAATCGTGGGAAGTACTCCTTGATCATTTCTACCAATTTAAAGCCCCAATTAGAATTCTTTTTATCCAGAGAAAAATAGACTTACATAATCTCTATTACGAATCCTTTGTGTACCTTAGTGTTCCTAGCTATCCACTCATTTTTATCAATCTACTTTAGGGTAATACATATGGTAATAGATAGTAAAAACCCCATAAAGTTGATCTTTTGAACCCGCGTCAAGTTATGATCACTAATCAATTAATCTTGGGGTAAACAGTCTCTAATACTTATGTTTACTTTTCTTAACTCTTGTACATAGGAAATGAGATTCAATATTTTACTGCAAATTGATAAGCCGTTTCTTTCACTCATATAACTATCTGGTTTTCTTCATCAACCCCCGAATAATGAATAAAAAACGAAAATAGATATTCAAATCATGACACTTCTTTCCTAGAAAGAAAAGAAGTAGGGGGCAATTTATGTCTTAACGAATCACACGTAGAGATATTGATAACACACATAGAGTTAATGGTATTTCGTAACTAATTGATTGAGCAGCAGCTCGTAGACCACCTAAAAAAGAATATTTATTATTTGAGCCATATCCTGACATAAGAAGGCCGACAGGAGCAATGCTTGAAATAGCAATCCATAAAAAAACACCGATACTGAGATCGGCTAGAACAAGGTGATAACTAAAAGGAATTACTAAATAACTTAATAAAATGGATATAACTGCTATAGATGGTCCAATACTGAATAAACGAGTATCTCCTCTAGATGGAAGAAGATTCTCTTTGAAAAGTAATTTGGTACCATCTGCTAGAGCTTGGAGAATTCCCAAAGGTCCTGCGTATTCAGGACCAATACGTTGTTGTATACCCGCAGATATTTCTCTTTCTAACCAAACAATTACTAGTACACCTATTGTGATTCCTAATACAAGAGTAAAAATAGGAATAAGCATCCATATGATCCCATAGACCTCTTTTAAGGATTCCAATATAGAAAAAGAATTGATAGCTTGTACTTCTGTTGTATCAATTATCATTTTAACGATCAACTTCTCCCATAATGATATCTATACTACCTAGTATCGTCATAATATCAGCCAATTTCATTCTTTTAACTAACTGAGGAAGAATTTGCAAATTAATAAACCCCGGTGGGCGAATTTTATAGCGCCAAGGAAAAACACCCTTATCTCCTATCAGAAAAATTCCCAATTCTC encodes:
- the psaC gene encoding photosystem I subunit VII (9 kDa protein), which gives rise to MSHSVKIYDTCIGCTQCVRACPTDVLEMIPWDGCKAKQIASAPRTEDCVGCKRCESACPTDFLSVRVYLWHETTRSMGIAY
- the ndhA gene encoding NADH dehydrogenase subunit 1 codes for the protein MIIDTTEVQAINSFSILESLKEVYGIIWMLIPIFTLVLGITIGVLVIVWLEREISAGIQQRIGPEYAGPLGILQALADGTKLLFKENLLPSRGDTRLFSIGPSIAVISILLSYLVIPFSYHLVLADLSIGVFLWIAISSIAPVGLLMSGYGSNNKYSFLGGLRAAAQSISYEIPLTLCVLSISLLSNSSSTVDIVEAQSKYGFWGWNLWRQPIGFLVFLISSLAECERLPFDLPEAEEELVAGYQTEYSGIKFGLFYVASYLNLLVSSLFVTVLYLGGWNLSIPYIFVPEVFEITKRGRVFGTIIGIFITLAKTYLFLFIPIATRWTLPRLRMDQLLNLGWKFLLPISLGNLLLTTCSQLISL
- the ndhE gene encoding NADH dehydrogenase subunit 4L codes for the protein MMLEHVLVLSAYLFSVGLYGLITSRNMVRALMCLELILNAVNLNFVTFSDFFDSRQLKGAIFSIFVIAIAAAEAAIGLAIVSSIYRNRKSTRINQSNLLNK
- the ndhD gene encoding NADH dehydrogenase subunit 4 — translated: MNKFPWLTIIVVLPIFAGSFILFLPHKGNRVIRWYTICICMLELLLTTYAFCYHFQLDDPLIQLVEDYKWINFFDFRWKLGIDGLSIGPVLLTGFITTLATLAAWPVTRDSRLFHFLMLAMYSGQIGSFSSRDLLLFFIMWELELIPVYLLLSMWGGKKRLYSATKFILYTAGGSIFLLMGVLGVGLSGSNEPTLNFETSVNQSYPVALEIIFYIGFFIAFAVKLPILPLHTWLPDTHGEAHYSTCMLLAGILLKMGAYGLIRINMELLPHAHSIFSPWLMIVGTIQIIYAASTSPGQRNLKKRIAYSSVSHMGFILIGIASITDTGLNGAILQIISHGFIGAALFFLAGTSYDRIRLVYLDQMGGVAIPMPKIFTMFSSFSMASLALPGMSGFVAEVIVFLGIITSQKYLLMPKIAITFVMAIGMILTPIYSLSMLRQMFYGYKLFNTPNAYVFDSGPRELFVSISIFLPVIGIGMYPDFVLSLSVDKVEGILSNYFYR
- the ndhI gene encoding NADH dehydrogenase subunit I; translated protein: MFPMVTEFMNYGQQTVRAARYIGQGFMITLSHANRLPVTIQYPYEKLITSERFRGRIHFEFDKCIACEVCVRVCPIDLPVVDWKLETDIRKKRLLNYSIDFGICIFCGNCVEYCPTNCLSMTEEYELSTYDRHELNYNQIALGRLPMSVIDDYTIRTIFNLPEIKT
- the ndhG gene encoding NADH dehydrogenase subunit 6 produces the protein MDLPGLIHDFLLVFLGLGLILGGLGVVLLPNPIYSAFSLGLVFVCISLFYILSNSHFVAAAQLLIYVGAINVLIIFAVMFINGSEYSKDFHLWTVGDGITSVVCTSLFVSLITTIPDTSWYGIIWTTKANQIIEQDLISNSQQIGIHLSTDFFLPFEFISIILLVALIGAIAVARQ